One stretch of Tenrec ecaudatus isolate mTenEca1 chromosome 18, mTenEca1.hap1, whole genome shotgun sequence DNA includes these proteins:
- the MPHOSPH6 gene encoding M-phase phosphoprotein 6 encodes MRTNSWLGASNMAAEHKPKLSKNLLRMKFMQRGLDSETKKQLEEEEKKIISEEHWYLDLPELKEKESLIIEEQSFLLCEDLLYGRMSFRGFNPEVEKLMLQMNSKSKTEEIEDEIVEVDVSDEEMARRYESLVGTIGKKFAKKRDRANYEEDENGNMKLTKTKKMFLKPQD; translated from the exons ATGCGCACTAACTCGTGGCTGGGGGCAAGCAACATGGCGGCCGAGCACAAGCCCAAGTTATCCAAGAATCTGCTGCGCATGAAG TTCATGCAAAGAGGACTAGACTCAGAAACCAAGAAGCAgctggaagaggaggagaagaagatcaTCAGTGAGGAGCACTGGTACTTGGATCTGCCAGAGCTTAAAGAGAAAGA GAGCCTCATAATCGAAGAGCAGAGTTTTTTGCTCTGCGAAGACCTTCTCTATGGAAGAATGTCCTTCAGAGGATTTAATCCTGAAGTTGAG AAATTAATGCTTCAGATGAACTCCAAGAGCAAaactgaagaaattgaagatgaaATAGTGGAGGTCGATGTGTCAGATGAAGAAATGGCCAGAAG GTACGAAAGCCTGGTGGGCACTATCGGAAAGAAGTTCGCCAAGAAGAGGGACCGGGCCAACTATGAAGAAGATGAAAATGGGAACATGAAACTGACAAAAACAAAGAAGATGTTCTTAAAACCCCAAGATTAA